TCATAGTTTTCATTTAATCATTTTAATCACAGTTCAAGACAAAAAAAGTAACCATCCCTTAACAGGTCGCTCCTACGGAGCTTAAATTTAGGAATTGTCATAATTGCTACAAACAGACCGTCCCTACTGGACTTAAAAACATAAAAAATTAATTTTATTCTTAAGTCAACAGCATTGGGGTTAGGGTGAGGGTGAACCATAATAATCTATATTTATCTTTTAGCTTATTTTTTCAGTTGCTTGAATTACATAATTTAACGCTCCATATAATAAATTTAGTTTATCAACAGTAAAATTCTCTACATTTTTGACAAAACAGTCTTTTTCCAATTTCCCGAACTGCCATAGATTACCGTCAGTAACAATTCCGTAAATAGGACTTTCTAAATCACCGTTTATTTTCTGCGAGGCTATTAGTTCTGCCAGGCACTGACCCCATCCTTGTTCAAAATCATTTCTTTTTGCCTCAACTATAACAACTATTGGTTTTTCAAGTACGGTTTTTCCCAATACGGATTTTTTTGAAAAAATATAATCTGGAGTTCCATAAAGAACATCGTCATAAGATATGCTTTTCTGAATCCAAAAAGAATATTTTGTATAATATTGTTTATATACTTCTCTTAAAATCGGTGAAATAATAACTTCACTGCGTGATGCTTCCGAACTGAATACATCAATATTTTCTTTATAAAATTTAAAATCTTTCACAAAATTATCCGATAACTGCATTTCCAGTATTTCAATAAAATTGTCTTCTTTATATTTTATGTTATATTTTTTTGTACTTCACCAATGTTTTTAAAATCACTAAATGCCATTATAAATTTTCCTTATTTTAGCCTAAATTCAAATTTTTTACTTAAAAACTGCAAAAATTCATTTCCTTCAATCATCATGTCTTTTCTTCGAAGTGTGACTTTTTTTTGTAAAAATTAACAATGGAATAATATTGAAAAATTTAAAGAGAATGCTTGTATCTAACTAATTCCAATGTTTATACAAAGGAAAAAAATATGAAAGCAATCTTAAGTAGAAGAAAGTATATTAAAAGGAGAAGAGGAATTCAACAATCTTTTAAATTTTATAAACTAAAAATTTAAATTGTGATGAGATAGAGAAAAACTGATTATAACGCTTTTTGAGGAAGGCTTATTAAAAAATACCGGGGAGATGTCGAAAGAATGATGAAACATAACTCGGTAGATATGTTATTTGCTTTTATGCAATATCAATATTGCGTTTTTATAAAACAACTGATATCAAATTTTACATTAATCCATATCTATAATCTCATCAAAAAATAACATATCAAAATATTTAACAAATATTTCATTATTATATTTAAAGTTATTAATACTAAATAAGGTATAAATTTTGCTAGAATTTCAGGTTCAGTATTAACTGTTTATTTTACATTACATTATCAAGAATAGGAGGTTACTTTAAATGAGAAAAAAATTTTTAATTATTTTGCTTATGGTGTTTATTTTTTCAAATCTTGCGTATGGAAAAAATCTTAAAATAGGTCACGATCCTTGGGCGCCTTATACGTTGGATGTAGATAGTGAAAAACCTGGATTTTCAATAGAACTACTAAAAAAAATTTTTAATGAGTATGATTTACAATTTTTCCTACAACCTTATTCAAGAGCAATTGTTGAAATAGATAACGGAAATTTAGATATTTTACCTGTTGTTTATGAAAGTGATTTTGAAGGTAAAAAAGCTATTTTCTCAGAGGAAGAAGTTGGTATATCGTTAAATTCATTTTTTGTAAGAAGTGATAGTAGCTGGACATTTACGGGAGAAACGTCATTAAATAATCAGAGAATAGGCTTAATCCATGGATATACATATTATGAAGAATTCATAACAAAATATTTGGAAACCAATAAAAATAAAGCACAGTATCTTTCTGGTGTCGGAAACATCATAGAAAGAAGCCTTGAAAAAGTAATTTTAAAAAGAATAGACGCATATTTTGACGATACTATTGTAGTAAATTACACAATAAAAAAATTAAAATTTGCAGGAATTAAAGAAATTAAAACAAACGAAGAACCAACTCCCTTAAAAATAGTGGTATCAAATAAAAATTCAGAAGCAAGTAAATTAGTTGAAATGTTTGATGCAAAAATAAAAGAAATGAGAAAAAACGGAGAATTAAAAAAAATATTAGATCTCTATGGTTTGAATGATTGGAAATAAAATACTTAAATAATTATTAATCATTTATTAGGAGGAGTATATGAGTATTAACTTAAAGTTAAAAACTTTTTTTGCATTATTAACATTATTATTTTGCGCTATTGCCTTCGCAGACGACGGAAGAAAATTAGTAGCTGAAATGTCATTGAAAGATTTACTCGAAATTGAAGTAACTGTAGCATCTAAAACTAAGGAATCAGTTCATGATGCTCCTTCTTCTGTTACAGTTTTCACCAGAAAAGAAATGCTTGCAATGGGCATTAAATCAGTTGAAGAAGTTTTAAATTTTGTTCCAGGATTTCAGGCTACAAGGGAGATAGTTTTTGGACAAGGTTATGTAGTTTCAGCTCGAGGTCAAAGCACTCCTCAAGCTTCATTTAATGTTTTATTTATGATTGATGGACAAAGAATTAACACTGACGCAAGCGGAGGAGCATTAAGCGTTAATCATTTTATCCCTATCGCAAATGTAAAACAGGTAGAAATTATAAGAGGACCAGGGTCTGCTCTTTACGGAACAAACGCCTATACTGGCGTTATAAACATTGTAACTGAAACTGA
This portion of the Desulfobacterales bacterium genome encodes:
- a CDS encoding transporter substrate-binding domain-containing protein encodes the protein MRKKFLIILLMVFIFSNLAYGKNLKIGHDPWAPYTLDVDSEKPGFSIELLKKIFNEYDLQFFLQPYSRAIVEIDNGNLDILPVVYESDFEGKKAIFSEEEVGISLNSFFVRSDSSWTFTGETSLNNQRIGLIHGYTYYEEFITKYLETNKNKAQYLSGVGNIIERSLEKVILKRIDAYFDDTIVVNYTIKKLKFAGIKEIKTNEEPTPLKIVVSNKNSEASKLVEMFDAKIKEMRKNGELKKILDLYGLNDWK